AACGGGTTGTCCCTTGACGTTGTAGACCCATTCTTTCACCTTTTTGCCATCAGCCATGGTTACTAGCAGGCGATCGCGGTAAGGTTCAGCTAACTCATCAAATAAGTAAGTTTCGTCATCTAGGCCAAGCTGCTTGCGTTTGGCTTCGATTTCTCCTGGGCTCAACTTCTGATAGGAACGACTTGGTAACTCCCCTTCGATTTCTCTTTCTTCGATACGGTACACATAATTATCGTCATCATAGAGAATTTCTAAGGCACCAGAATTCGTGCGAACATGTTGGACATCTTTATAATGCTCCTTGTGAAGTTCCCACCAAGTCTCGATTCCCTTCAGCGCTTCTTCTTCTGTTTTATAGGAACCGTGCTCCTTACGGACGTTATCCCGTTTGTTAATCCAATAATTGGTGTAGACTGTTTGGCTCATTCCAATACCTCCTCTGCAATATAGTCTATCATATCACATAATTATTAATTTTCTAAGAAATATGTTCGAAAAAAGACACTGCCGAAGCAGTGACTTACTAGAATGGCTTAGCGAGTTTTGCCGAAGTAGGCATTAATTCCATTGACTAAACCTTGAACCAATTTCTGTGATAGGTTGGATCGGTAATGCGGTTAAACTCGGCGTGATGGTACATGAAGCATAATTCTACCAAGGTAACTGGTACGTCTGTTGTACGCGTTACGTGTAAGTTTTGTGGGCGTGCTCCCATGTCACGTGCCCCTGTCTCACGAATTAAAGCATTCTGAATCGATTGTGATAAACGACGTCCTTCAGGGATAATATTCGTACCATGGTGATGTGGTATTGTACGGTAGCCTGGCTCATCAATTGATGGATCGTGGTATAGCGTTACAATCCCTTGAGCTGTTCCTGGAATAGGCATCGCATTATGGTGAATACTAATATAGGCGTCTGGCATAATTTGGTTTGGTTCTTTCCGGCGATCACGTAAGTCGACGTAGGCATCTGTTGTACGTGTTTCATGAACTACATAACCTTGTTGTCTTAAGCAATTCGCTAATTGATGCGTGATGTTTAAGTTTAAATCTTTCTCGGCAACACCTCGGTTCGCCGCGCCTGTTTCGCGACCACCGTGTCCTGCATCAAGATAAATAACATTAACGGCTTGGGGTACTTGAAGGGCTGAACCAAATGGTACGTAGCCGGCGATATGACCATTAGCATTCACTAATTCAAGATAAGTTGTCCCGCCTTGCGTTACTTCACGGTTTACGCGGAAAAGTTGGCTGAAGTAGTCGTTAGTACTCAATTGACGTCCACCAGCGCTTAAGCTTGTCAAGAATGGCTGGTTTTGATCGTTAATCTTCACATCATAATTAACTTGTCTAACTGTACCATTCACGTATGGTTGTTCAGTTGATGGAACGCTTGGAGCCACTAGACGGGTCGCATTCGACGTATTTGCTGAAGAAGTTGAACCTGTTGGTTGGCTAACAATCAGTTTATCACCTGCGTAAATATAATTTGACGACAAGTTACTCCATTACTTTAATCGCTCAACCGTTACACCGTTTGCTGAAGCAATGCGATATAAGTAATCATCTGGGCGGACAGTATAGGATTTCGCCGGTGTTTGTTGACTTGCTGGTGTCGTTGGCGTTGTTTGAGGCGCTGATGTCGCTGTTTGTGTAGAACTTGGCGCAGAGACAACTAGGCGGTCGCCAGGGTGGATTAAGTTGGAAGATAAGTTATTCCACTGTTTTAACTGGGCAACGGTTACGCCGTTTTGTTGGGCGATGCGATTTAAGTAGTCGCCCCTATAAGTTTTGTTCGTTGCGTGGCTTTGATTCGCTGTTTGTTGAGGTACACTTTGATTGTTTGCTGGTGCTTGAGTTGTTGGTGTGGCTACATGCAATTGATCACCAGAGTAAATATAATTTGATGATAAATTATTTCATTGTTTTAGTTCGTTTACGGTGCCCCCATAATTATTAGCAATGCGATATAAATAATCACCCGGTTTAACTGTATAGACCGAGCCAGAGGCAGTATTCGCTATTGTCGTTTGCCCTGTATTCGCTTGAAGCGTAGTAGTCACGGTGCTTGCTGGTGTCTCTTGAACAGCAGGTTGAGTTGTTGGATCAGGTTTACTTAAGTTTAAGCTGGTACCTGGATAGATAGAGTTGAGTTGAGACCGTTTAATGATTGTAACTCAGATACTGCCATGCCATTTTTGGTGGCGATAGAATACAAGGTATCACCGGCTTGAACTTGGTGTGAAGTTGGTAATTCATGAGCAGCTACAGCGTTAGCGACCATACCAATTGCCGTCAATGCGACAAGTAATACGGACGGCATAACCCACTGCCCTTTTCTTTTATAAAGTTTAGTGCGATGCATATTTTCATTATTAAAATTCATTCTTTTATCGGTAAATGATACATCCTCCAAACTTCTCGTGTTCACTTTCCAAGGCCTAAGCGGGCTAAATTTAGAATTGGAATGAGCTAAAATTTAAATATAAATAAGCGTCAATCACTAATGATTACTTAGTAATTGACGCTTAAATTATTTCTTCACAAATTCAGACTTTAACCCAACGCGGCCTACACCATCAACTTTAGCGTCGATATCATGACCGTCAGCAGAGTCTGGCACAAGGCGGATGCCTTTAACTTTGGTCCCTTGTTTAATCGTTTGAGTAGCCGACAACTTCAAATCTTTAATAACGGTAACTGTGTCTCCATCTTCAAGGACATTTCCGTTAGCGTCACGGATCAGCAAGGCTTCTTCAGCTGCTGACATATCAGCGTCGGTCCATTCATGGGCACATATCGGGCAAATATACATAACGCCGTCCGTATAAGTCAAATCAGAATCACATTGTAGGCAATTTGGTAGGTTTGTTTCCATGTCTAGTCTCCTTCATCATTAATCGGATTGAGCAAGTTTCCTCTCTAAGCGATTCATCAGCTGAGATACTGTAAACGTCAGAATAAAATAAATTAAAGCAGCAAATAATAGGGGCGTAAACGTTGTATACGTTGCTCCACGTACAGTATCAGAGGCGAACATTAAGTCACGAATACCTAAAACCGAGACAATGGACGTCTCCTTAATTAACACCGCAAATTCATTCCCAATCGCTGGCAGAATATTCTTGACGGCTTGGGGTAGAATAATTTTGCGGAAGGTAGTAGATTGATTTAAGCCAAGTGCTCTAGCGGCCTCTGTTTGGCCTGAGTCAACGGCTTGAATCCCACTCCGCATAATTTCACTCATATAGGCTGTAGAATTAATAGTAATCGCCATAACAGCTGAAACAAAGTCATCTAAATAAATGCCAAACATCGGCAAGCCAAAGTATACTAAATATACTTGCACAAGTAAAGGCGTCCCCCGAATAACCTCTACATAGAAACGGCAAATGGTATTAAAGAAACGATTGCTAGATAGGCGTCCTAAAGCCATTAAAGCCCCTAAAGGCAAGGATAGAATCACCGAAGCGAAAGCTAGCGAGATAGTGTAAACTGTTCCATCAATAAATAAGGGGAAATACTCCGCAATAATTTGCATATTTTATCACATCCTTAACAAAAAAATTCTCTATACCCACCCATAGATGAGTATAGAGACGTTGAATACGTGGTACCACTCTAATTCAGTAAGCGACTGCTTACCCTCTTAACATTAACGCTGTTACACGAGAAAGTGTCGAACACTCTCTGATCTCCTTGGTGCGGTTCAATAATTGCATCCTTGCAAGCTTCCACCGTCCTTGCATCGCTCTATTTCAACAATTACCTACTCTCCAGTTCATCGATGACTTAGAGTTATTCTAGGCCAATCCGTTGGGAAAGTCAATGCTAAATTAAAATTGGTTAAGAAAAAATTATGCTGATTGGATAAAATCCTTGATTTCATCCTCAGACATACTGCTGTCACTGCGCACACTAATGGTGTCGCCTTGACTATAGAGTAAACTTGGGACAGTTTTCATATCGTAGGTTTCTCGTAAAGCATTAACTTCGTCCAATTGCTCAGGTTTTTCTGAATCGAGAAAATAAGCCGGGCGATTCGCTTCTTTAACCACAGCACTGAGCTTAGGAAGAAATTTCTGGCAATAAGGACAAGTAGAACGGCCTACAAATAAAATGGTCTCCTCACCTGACTCAATCGCTTCTTGCGCTGCTTCAGGTCCAACTTCTTCAAAGTGATCTGCAATTAATTGCTCAAATCTTTCTGAATTCATCTTAACACGCTCCTTTTCTATATTTTAGCTCAATTGTTCATAAATAGATAGCAATATGCTACAGCAAGTCAATATCATCTTTCGTTT
This region of Suicoccus acidiformans genomic DNA includes:
- a CDS encoding LysM peptidoglycan-binding domain-containing protein, which codes for MTTTLQANTGQTTIANTASGSVYTVKPGDYLYRIANNYGGTVNELKQ
- a CDS encoding LysM peptidoglycan-binding domain-containing protein — encoded protein: MHVATPTTQAPANNQSVPQQTANQSHATNKTYRGDYLNRIAQQNGVTVAQLKQWNNLSSNLIHPGDRLVVSAPSSTQTATSAPQTTPTTPASQQTPAKSYTVRPDDYLYRIASANGVTVERLK
- a CDS encoding amino acid ABC transporter permease codes for the protein MQIIAEYFPLFIDGTVYTISLAFASVILSLPLGALMALGRLSSNRFFNTICRFYVEVIRGTPLLVQVYLVYFGLPMFGIYLDDFVSAVMAITINSTAYMSEIMRSGIQAVDSGQTEAARALGLNQSTTFRKIILPQAVKNILPAIGNEFAVLIKETSIVSVLGIRDLMFASDTVRGATYTTFTPLLFAALIYFILTFTVSQLMNRLERKLAQSD
- a CDS encoding thioredoxin fold domain-containing protein, coding for MNSERFEQLIADHFEEVGPEAAQEAIESGEETILFVGRSTCPYCQKFLPKLSAVVKEANRPAYFLDSEKPEQLDEVNALRETYDMKTVPSLLYSQGDTISVRSDSSMSEDEIKDFIQSA
- a CDS encoding zinc ribbon domain-containing protein YjdM; the encoded protein is METNLPNCLQCDSDLTYTDGVMYICPICAHEWTDADMSAAEEALLIRDANGNVLEDGDTVTVIKDLKLSATQTIKQGTKVKGIRLVPDSADGHDIDAKVDGVGRVGLKSEFVKK
- a CDS encoding LysM peptidoglycan-binding domain-containing protein — translated: MPSVLLVALTAIGMVANAVAAHELPTSHQVQAGDTLYSIATKNGMAVSELQSLNGLNSTLSIQVPA
- a CDS encoding N-acetylmuramoyl-L-alanine amidase family protein, encoding MSSNYIYAGDKLIVSQPTGSTSSANTSNATRLVAPSVPSTEQPYVNGTVRQVNYDVKINDQNQPFLTSLSAGGRQLSTNDYFSQLFRVNREVTQGGTTYLELVNANGHIAGYVPFGSALQVPQAVNVIYLDAGHGGRETGAANRGVAEKDLNLNITHQLANCLRQQGYVVHETRTTDAYVDLRDRRKEPNQIMPDAYISIHHNAMPIPGTAQGIVTLYHDPSIDEPGYRTIPHHHGTNIIPEGRRLSQSIQNALIRETGARDMGARPQNLHVTRTTDVPVTLVELCFMYHHAEFNRITDPTYHRNWFKV